Proteins co-encoded in one Tepidimicrobium xylanilyticum genomic window:
- a CDS encoding shikimate kinase — MNRSSNFKNIVLIGMSGSGKSAVGKYIAEKLNLEFIDTDEMIVDKTGQSINNIFKLYGEKYFRALEQDIIEKTIKKEGAVISTGGGVVLNKRNIEILKKKGMIFLLQASIDSIVANIESSPANKEERPLLKDAINLRKRIEEIYKKRRHLYISNSDIVVNVDHKTMEAIGDEIIYIFKQHTSCSKN; from the coding sequence ATGAATAGATCTAGCAATTTTAAAAATATAGTATTAATTGGCATGAGCGGGTCTGGAAAATCAGCGGTAGGTAAATATATTGCAGAGAAGCTCAATTTGGAATTCATCGATACAGATGAGATGATAGTTGATAAAACTGGGCAAAGCATTAACAATATTTTTAAATTATATGGAGAAAAATACTTTAGAGCTCTAGAGCAAGACATAATTGAGAAAACAATAAAAAAGGAAGGAGCTGTAATCTCTACAGGAGGAGGAGTAGTATTAAACAAAAGAAATATTGAAATTCTTAAGAAAAAAGGAATGATTTTTTTGTTACAAGCTAGTATAGATTCAATAGTTGCAAATATAGAATCATCTCCAGCTAATAAGGAGGAAAGGCCTCTTCTAAAAGACGCAATCAATTTAAGGAAGAGGATTGAGGAAATATATAAGAAAAGAAGGCATTTGTATATATCCAATTCTGATATAGTAGTAAATGTGGATCATAAAACTATGGAAGCAATAGGAGATGAAATTATTTATATTTTTAAGCAACATACCTCTTGTAGTAAAAATTAA
- a CDS encoding stage III sporulation protein AB, translating into MLLIKLIGSALIITSTTLIGFCYGGKYTDRLNNLIYLEQCFKILETEIVYGANPLPEALSNVYKKGNKKVSFIFQEIKNHLQRSKKGNLYQSFSSIEWILKNRLNLKEEDIEIILSLGRVLGSSDRLDQEKNFNFIFKQMELLQKDAKIDRDRNERLYKNLGILSGIAILIILV; encoded by the coding sequence ATGCTTTTAATAAAATTAATTGGAAGTGCATTAATAATTACATCTACTACATTAATTGGATTCTGTTATGGAGGAAAATATACCGATAGGCTAAATAATTTAATATATTTAGAGCAATGTTTCAAAATACTGGAAACTGAAATAGTATATGGTGCTAACCCTTTACCTGAAGCACTAAGTAATGTATATAAAAAAGGCAACAAAAAAGTATCCTTTATATTTCAAGAAATCAAAAATCATTTACAAAGAAGCAAAAAGGGTAATCTATATCAAAGCTTTAGTAGCATAGAATGGATATTGAAAAATCGACTAAATTTAAAAGAAGAGGATATAGAAATCATTTTATCACTAGGAAGAGTATTGGGTTCTTCTGATAGGTTGGATCAAGAAAAGAATTTTAATTTCATTTTTAAACAAATGGAATTATTGCAGAAGGATGCAAAAATTGATAGGGATAGAAATGAAAGACTGTATAAAAATCTAGGAATTTTAAGTGGCATTGCTATTCTGATAATACTAGTATAG
- a CDS encoding PulJ/GspJ family protein, whose product MDKSGYTLLEIILALSIFSLIALTLYSVLTITVNSYRIGEIEDEIILNGKYLIEFIKNEVRSADKIISSAKIDSLDEKYENNFGFVVMNYAPNATYKYNYSTYYFKDNKIYRITANTNEERLPRAGGFSGHNEIAEYIISIEDSYADFNERIVKLSVILGENNRRSTEFNMTIFIRCPVLY is encoded by the coding sequence ATGGATAAAAGCGGTTATACTCTTTTAGAGATTATACTAGCTCTTAGCATATTCTCATTAATAGCATTAACATTATACTCAGTTTTAACCATAACTGTAAATAGTTATAGAATTGGGGAAATAGAAGATGAAATAATATTGAATGGGAAATATTTGATTGAATTTATTAAAAATGAAGTAAGGTCCGCAGATAAAATAATTTCATCAGCTAAAATCGATTCATTAGATGAAAAATATGAGAATAATTTTGGATTTGTAGTGATGAACTATGCTCCGAATGCTACTTATAAATATAACTATTCTACCTATTATTTTAAAGATAATAAAATATATAGAATTACAGCTAATACTAATGAAGAAAGATTACCAAGGGCTGGTGGATTTTCTGGGCATAATGAAATAGCTGAATATATAATATCTATAGAAGACTCTTATGCTGATTTTAATGAAAGAATAGTAAAGTTATCTGTTATTTTAGGTGAAAACAATAGAAGAAGTACTGAATTTAATATGACTATTTTTATAAGATGTCCTGTTCTGTATTAA
- the spoIIIAD gene encoding stage III sporulation protein AD, protein MEILQIVGIGIVSTILAVVVRRSIGSEFAIFISLATGILIFFMIMDKLAYVVDTLNQLIKSTNIQITYFSVILKIIGIAYIVEFGAQISRDAGEDAIASKIEMAGKMLIMVLAIPIMLALLELIIKMLP, encoded by the coding sequence ATGGAAATATTGCAAATTGTAGGAATTGGGATTGTTTCTACTATTTTAGCAGTTGTGGTGAGAAGAAGCATTGGTTCAGAGTTTGCTATTTTTATTAGCTTAGCTACAGGAATATTAATATTCTTTATGATAATGGATAAATTGGCATATGTAGTTGATACATTAAATCAATTGATTAAGAGTACAAATATTCAAATTACATATTTTTCTGTAATACTTAAAATTATCGGTATAGCTTATATAGTTGAGTTTGGAGCTCAAATATCTAGGGATGCAGGTGAGGATGCAATAGCTTCAAAGATAGAAATGGCTGGCAAAATGTTAATAATGGTACTTGCTATACCAATTATGTTAGCACTATTGGAATTAATAATCAAAATGCTACCCTAA
- a CDS encoding S-layer homology domain-containing protein yields MKIFKVIFSIIIFNFLFFNYNIKVFANTWEDEYKNGEKLGEYFGYYDGILEGFKYLYAIDITPNYKDLIDRYEVENKYKYYLNNQSNVYNEGFMSGYYASFIKGYNEILKGNNPSDDADLNIRNTDYADMLGLLTGEVYGFKDYYASKDLNPPSALPSDIDIVDMFDLNRFNYQDRHSFLNTFKKKFREGYVEGYTKSNLEIIKLSYDEGLHHGEYIGKILGRNYGAKDYFENNTLNYTRNMPSDSTIIEKFLLNSDVTEYVEGFLVGFKRAYEKSYNECYRAMNLAIHRRTFEMGYNQGKISGMIKGETKALEDYYFKSEKNWRKHLSTQARLIREYDLHNESTGYIEGFYSGFLEGLSEEYDTKYQQLSQESAISKTKSEVLPISGGEISSLDGKFHIKVESGIYYNPIVISIDILPDNYYIIDSEYIKASNFYKVSILNKSNGEDNQKDIELKFEYYGKNYGGIYKLSNGLWLYLPSYIEDGYITTYVKPNSFRDKGNIYVVLIDKNYNVLLDIRSHWAKNEIIAFQRRGIVSGYSDNNFKPDNNISKGEFLALLSRVYNWDVVKTIDEIKFNDLLQYAREKGYIDNWGMDSIFANKGVSYREIESIMSKILESDSFQWDNISTKILYEKNYRSKYYDSPDNFITRAEAVYMLYILNDWRY; encoded by the coding sequence TTTTCAATTATAATATTTAATTTCCTGTTCTTTAACTATAATATAAAAGTTTTTGCTAATACATGGGAAGATGAATATAAGAATGGAGAGAAATTAGGAGAGTATTTTGGATATTATGATGGAATTTTAGAAGGATTTAAATATCTTTATGCAATAGATATAACACCTAATTATAAAGACTTAATTGACCGTTATGAAGTGGAGAATAAGTATAAATATTATCTAAATAATCAGTCTAATGTCTATAATGAAGGTTTTATGTCAGGATATTATGCTAGTTTTATAAAAGGATATAATGAAATTTTAAAAGGGAATAACCCTTCTGACGATGCAGATTTGAATATCAGAAATACTGATTATGCTGATATGTTAGGTTTGTTAACTGGAGAAGTTTATGGTTTCAAAGATTATTATGCAAGTAAAGATTTAAATCCACCTAGCGCACTGCCCTCTGATATTGATATAGTTGACATGTTTGATTTAAATAGGTTTAATTATCAAGATAGACATTCCTTTTTAAATACTTTTAAGAAGAAATTTAGAGAAGGATATGTGGAAGGATATACTAAATCCAATTTAGAAATAATTAAGCTTTCTTATGATGAAGGATTACATCATGGAGAATATATTGGAAAAATTTTAGGCAGAAACTATGGAGCAAAAGATTACTTTGAAAATAACACTTTGAACTATACAAGGAATATGCCATCTGACTCAACTATTATTGAGAAGTTTTTACTAAATAGCGATGTAACTGAGTATGTGGAAGGTTTTTTAGTAGGATTTAAAAGGGCTTATGAAAAGAGCTATAATGAATGTTATAGAGCTATGAATTTAGCAATACATAGAAGAACCTTTGAAATGGGATATAATCAAGGGAAGATTTCTGGAATGATTAAAGGTGAAACGAAAGCATTAGAGGACTATTATTTTAAATCTGAAAAGAACTGGAGAAAACATCTTTCTACACAAGCACGATTGATAAGGGAATACGACTTACATAATGAATCTACCGGATATATAGAAGGTTTTTATAGTGGATTTTTAGAAGGTTTATCAGAAGAATATGATACTAAATATCAGCAATTATCTCAAGAATCAGCAATAAGCAAGACAAAATCAGAAGTACTACCTATTTCTGGTGGGGAAATATCTAGTTTAGACGGTAAATTCCATATTAAAGTAGAAAGTGGGATTTATTATAATCCAATTGTAATCTCCATAGACATCTTACCAGATAATTATTATATAATAGATAGTGAATATATAAAAGCTTCCAATTTCTATAAGGTTAGTATACTAAATAAATCCAATGGAGAGGATAATCAAAAGGATATTGAGTTGAAATTTGAGTACTATGGAAAAAACTATGGAGGCATTTATAAGCTATCAAATGGCCTATGGTTGTATTTGCCGTCCTATATAGAGGATGGATATATAACGACTTATGTTAAACCTAACTCCTTTAGAGATAAAGGCAATATTTACGTAGTGTTAATAGATAAAAACTATAATGTATTACTGGACATAAGAAGCCACTGGGCCAAAAATGAAATAATTGCTTTCCAAAGAAGGGGAATAGTTTCTGGTTATTCTGATAATAATTTTAAGCCTGATAACAATATATCAAAAGGTGAATTTCTAGCTCTTTTAAGTAGAGTGTATAATTGGGATGTAGTCAAAACTATTGATGAGATTAAATTCAATGATTTATTACAATATGCACGTGAGAAAGGCTACATTGATAACTGGGGAATGGATTCTATTTTTGCGAATAAAGGAGTATCCTACAGGGAAATTGAATCCATAATGAGCAAAATATTAGAGTCTGACAGTTTCCAATGGGATAATATTTCAACTAAAATACTTTACGAAAAAAATTACAGGAGCAAATATTATGATAGTCCAGATAATTTTATTACTAGAGCAGAGGCGGTATATATGCTTTATATCCTCAATGATTGGAGGTATTAA
- the aroQ gene encoding type II 3-dehydroquinate dehydratase, producing MRILIIHGPNLNLLGKRDKSIYGKFILDEINNMIQMKANSLNMEVEIVQSNCEGEIIDILHKTLNGGYDGVIINPGGYTHYSISIRDAIEVLDIPVIEVHISNIYKREEFRKKSVIAPVCMGQITGFGLNSYLLALEVFNYMRENN from the coding sequence ATGAGAATTTTGATCATTCATGGACCTAATTTGAATTTATTAGGGAAAAGGGATAAATCCATATATGGTAAATTTATCTTAGATGAAATTAATAATATGATACAAATGAAGGCTAATAGTCTTAATATGGAAGTTGAAATCGTGCAATCAAATTGTGAAGGAGAGATCATAGATATTCTTCATAAAACTCTTAATGGTGGGTATGATGGAGTTATAATAAATCCAGGTGGTTATACTCATTATAGCATTTCTATTAGAGATGCTATTGAAGTTTTGGATATTCCAGTAATAGAAGTTCACATATCTAACATATATAAGAGGGAGGAATTTAGAAAAAAATCTGTCATTGCTCCTGTTTGTATGGGCCAAATAACTGGATTTGGATTGAATAGCTATTTATTAGCTTTAGAAGTTTTTAACTACATGAGAGAAAATAATTAA
- the spoIIIAA gene encoding stage III sporulation protein AA yields MVDRGIDVYENILEYIGYEISQVLKRIPDTYKKIIEEIRLRYGSPINIYFGNTDFFVTENGQLTKDETQGKIVNKRDLIETFQLISNYSVYAFEEEIKNGFITLKGGHRVGLGGKVLYGVNGIETIRDISSLNIRIAKEKKGVSEKIIRFLIDKSNRVYNTLIVSPPQCGKTTMLRDLIRLLSNGSELIGNKGFKVGVIDERFELAGIYNGMPQFDIGIRTDVLSGSNKKDGTIMMIRAMSPEIIAMDEIGSNLDVEAIHEAIKAGIRIIATIHGDDLEDLISKRSLKILIEEKVFKRYIFLDNSKGIGTIKDIVDGNSFKSVYR; encoded by the coding sequence GTGGTCGATAGAGGAATCGATGTATATGAAAATATCTTAGAATATATTGGTTATGAAATAAGCCAGGTTCTGAAAAGAATTCCAGATACGTACAAAAAAATTATTGAAGAAATAAGGCTTAGATATGGATCTCCTATAAATATATACTTTGGTAATACAGATTTTTTTGTGACCGAAAATGGCCAATTGACTAAAGACGAGACACAAGGGAAAATAGTGAATAAACGGGACTTAATTGAAACCTTTCAGTTAATCAGCAATTATTCGGTTTATGCTTTTGAGGAAGAGATAAAAAATGGATTCATAACCTTAAAAGGAGGCCACAGAGTTGGATTGGGAGGAAAGGTATTGTATGGTGTGAATGGAATAGAAACGATAAGGGACATATCCTCATTAAATATAAGAATAGCTAAAGAAAAGAAAGGTGTTTCTGAAAAAATAATAAGATTTCTAATAGACAAATCTAATAGGGTTTATAATACTTTAATAGTTTCACCACCCCAATGCGGAAAAACTACTATGCTAAGAGATTTAATTAGATTGTTGAGCAATGGTAGTGAGCTGATTGGTAATAAAGGATTTAAAGTAGGGGTTATAGATGAAAGGTTCGAGTTAGCTGGAATATATAATGGAATGCCACAATTTGATATTGGCATAAGGACTGATGTGTTATCTGGAAGTAACAAAAAAGATGGTACTATCATGATGATAAGAGCTATGTCACCTGAGATAATAGCAATGGATGAAATAGGAAGCAATTTAGATGTGGAAGCAATTCATGAAGCTATTAAGGCCGGGATAAGGATTATAGCTACTATACATGGAGATGATTTAGAAGATTTGATATCTAAAAGGAGTTTAAAAATACTGATTGAAGAAAAGGTTTTTAAAAGATATATTTTCTTAGACAATTCCAAGGGAATAGGTACCATCAAAGATATAGTAGATGGGAATTCATTTAAATCCGTATACAGGTGA
- a CDS encoding late competence development ComFB family protein — MELVNLMEDEVIFAIDKILEDRDDICTCDKCKLDIAAITLNNLKPRYVVTERGKLYGRVDTLNYQFSADLIKEITKAIEIVGAEPQHE, encoded by the coding sequence ATGGAACTTGTCAATTTAATGGAAGATGAGGTCATCTTTGCGATAGATAAAATATTAGAAGATAGAGATGACATATGCACATGTGATAAATGCAAATTAGACATTGCTGCAATAACATTAAACAATTTGAAACCCAGATATGTAGTAACTGAAAGGGGAAAATTATATGGCAGAGTAGATACTCTTAATTATCAATTTAGCGCAGATTTAATTAAAGAAATAACAAAGGCCATTGAAATAGTAGGAGCTGAACCACAACATGAATAG
- a CDS encoding type IV pilus modification PilV family protein, whose product MKNSKGFSLIELLLGIFLTGIIVITFFPIINTSLNNIYLAKEKVLMLLEIESIIERIKAYDYLDQNEYIFDMKIEDLINILCSADNISIILPLDNDDMAYEYSCKIYKKNRGDQIWELSVELKHGKNTKIKEMDVITIIFAPTKGGMNN is encoded by the coding sequence ATGAAAAATAGCAAGGGGTTTTCGTTAATTGAATTGTTATTAGGGATATTTTTAACAGGAATTATTGTAATAACTTTTTTTCCAATTATAAATACAAGTTTAAACAACATATATTTAGCAAAAGAAAAGGTTTTAATGTTATTGGAAATAGAATCTATCATCGAACGAATTAAAGCTTATGATTATTTGGACCAAAATGAATACATATTTGATATGAAAATAGAAGACCTGATTAATATTCTATGTAGCGCTGATAACATATCAATTATTTTACCTCTAGATAATGATGATATGGCTTATGAATATAGTTGCAAAATCTATAAGAAAAATCGAGGAGATCAAATATGGGAATTATCCGTAGAGCTAAAACATGGAAAGAATACTAAAATTAAGGAAATGGATGTTATTACTATTATATTTGCTCCTACAAAAGGTGGAATGAATAATTAA
- the spoIIIAF gene encoding stage III sporulation protein AF produces MWIKDLAILFVFISIVEIILPNENMKRYIDMVTGLLILMVVVSPIIKLIQKDINMDSEILTKPIQQIKVAHKEDPKLLELQGKQAKDVFIAIMEEEIKELLKESTDYAIDKINISICEDEANFGEIKDIEIILKDIRKEEKLKEDLILVGQIEEVRIGNGIEKSMELEELKDNEEIIMSIYENFNIPKNNIKVFLYKEGEKDG; encoded by the coding sequence TTGTGGATTAAAGATTTAGCAATCTTATTCGTATTTATAAGTATTGTGGAAATAATCCTTCCTAACGAAAACATGAAAAGATATATAGATATGGTAACAGGTCTGTTGATATTGATGGTCGTTGTATCTCCAATTATCAAATTGATTCAAAAGGATATAAATATGGATAGTGAAATTCTTACAAAACCCATTCAACAGATAAAAGTAGCCCATAAAGAGGATCCTAAACTGTTGGAACTACAAGGGAAACAAGCAAAGGACGTATTTATTGCCATTATGGAGGAGGAAATTAAAGAGTTGTTAAAAGAGTCTACAGATTATGCAATCGATAAGATCAATATATCCATTTGTGAAGATGAAGCTAATTTTGGAGAAATAAAGGATATAGAAATAATCTTAAAAGACATAAGAAAAGAAGAAAAATTAAAAGAAGATTTAATATTGGTGGGACAAATTGAAGAGGTGAGAATTGGAAATGGAATAGAAAAATCTATGGAATTGGAGGAGTTGAAAGATAATGAAGAAATAATAATGTCAATTTATGAAAATTTTAATATTCCTAAAAATAATATTAAGGTTTTTTTATACAAGGAAGGTGAAAAGGATGGATAA
- the efp gene encoding elongation factor P: protein MISAGDFRKGITFEMDGEVYQIVDFQHVKPGKGAAFVRAKIKNVMTGTIKDVTFNPTDRFPQARIETKEMQYLYNDGNLFYFMDNETYEQLPLEKEQVEDAIIYIKENENAIIRFYQGKPFEVVAPNFVELVVTHTEPGVKGDTATGATKPATLETGAVVNVPLFVNVGDKIKIDTRTGEYLSRV, encoded by the coding sequence ATGATTTCAGCAGGTGATTTTAGAAAGGGAATTACTTTCGAAATGGATGGAGAAGTATATCAAATTGTAGACTTTCAACACGTTAAACCAGGCAAAGGTGCAGCTTTTGTCCGTGCAAAGATTAAAAATGTTATGACTGGGACTATAAAAGATGTAACCTTTAATCCTACTGATAGATTTCCTCAAGCAAGGATTGAGACTAAGGAAATGCAATATCTTTATAATGATGGTAATTTGTTTTATTTTATGGATAATGAGACTTATGAGCAATTACCTTTAGAAAAAGAACAAGTAGAGGACGCAATTATTTACATAAAGGAAAATGAGAATGCAATTATTCGTTTTTATCAAGGTAAGCCTTTTGAAGTAGTAGCTCCAAACTTTGTAGAGTTAGTGGTTACTCATACTGAACCAGGCGTGAAAGGGGATACTGCAACTGGTGCAACAAAACCTGCTACCCTTGAAACAGGTGCAGTTGTCAATGTGCCTCTGTTTGTAAATGTGGGAGACAAGATTAAAATAGATACTCGAACTGGAGAGTATTTATCAAGGGTCTAG
- the spoIIIAE gene encoding stage III sporulation protein AE: MNKRTIILTILILIFSSNTLAKSTDNVNIKVTDQIIKEQLDTLNISELELVLEDILRGNEVILPKIDMKENIISMIKGEKKFDLNEIINGIVKTIFNEINNNLNLIVQILIITIACSLLTNLQSAFEKDTVSQLAQYTCYILLVMQIMNSFNLALELGKNTVINMVNFMQILLPILLTLLTAIGSLSTRTIFHPVLVAIVNVIGILIKNLVFPLIFFTFIISVISNISQKVQFSKLSQLMRQIIIVLISASFTVFIGIITMYGLGANIDGVTIRTAKFAVDNFIPIIGKFLSDAMEVVVGSSLILKNGIGIIGLASLFLICIIPALKIIIIIFIYKIAAAFVEPISSINISNFYTEVANSLLLILIGMLSVAVMFFITITVIVEAGNATMMLR; the protein is encoded by the coding sequence ATGAATAAAAGAACAATTATATTAACAATACTGATACTAATCTTTTCAAGTAATACCTTGGCTAAATCAACAGATAATGTAAACATTAAAGTAACTGACCAAATTATAAAGGAACAGCTAGATACTTTAAATATTAGTGAATTAGAACTTGTGTTAGAAGACATATTAAGAGGAAATGAGGTCATTTTGCCTAAAATAGATATGAAAGAAAATATTATTTCAATGATAAAAGGAGAAAAAAAGTTCGATTTGAATGAGATTATCAACGGAATAGTAAAAACTATTTTTAATGAAATTAATAATAATTTAAACTTAATAGTTCAAATATTAATAATAACAATTGCTTGCTCCCTTTTAACAAATTTACAAAGTGCTTTTGAAAAGGACACCGTTTCTCAACTGGCCCAATATACTTGTTATATTTTATTGGTTATGCAGATAATGAACAGTTTTAATTTAGCATTAGAATTAGGAAAAAATACAGTAATTAATATGGTTAATTTTATGCAAATATTATTACCTATATTACTAACTCTCTTGACTGCTATTGGTAGTTTAAGTACTAGAACAATTTTTCACCCAGTGTTAGTAGCGATAGTAAATGTCATAGGGATCTTAATAAAAAATTTAGTTTTTCCACTAATATTCTTTACTTTTATTATCAGTGTTATAAGTAATATTTCTCAGAAAGTACAATTTTCGAAATTGTCACAGTTGATGCGTCAGATCATCATAGTGCTCATTAGTGCTTCCTTTACAGTTTTTATAGGAATAATAACTATGTATGGACTTGGAGCTAATATTGACGGAGTAACAATCAGGACAGCTAAATTTGCTGTAGACAACTTTATTCCCATAATAGGGAAATTTCTATCGGATGCGATGGAAGTGGTTGTTGGTAGTTCGCTAATATTAAAAAATGGCATTGGGATAATAGGACTTGCAAGCTTATTTTTGATATGTATCATACCTGCTTTAAAAATAATAATTATCATATTTATTTATAAAATAGCAGCTGCATTTGTTGAACCAATTTCATCTATTAATATATCAAATTTTTATACTGAAGTAGCTAACTCGTTATTGTTGATTTTGATAGGAATGCTTTCAGTGGCAGTCATGTTTTTTATAACGATAACGGTAATAGTGGAAGCTGGGAATGCTACTATGATGTTAAGGTAG
- the spoIIIAC gene encoding stage III sporulation protein AC translates to MNIDLVFKIASIGILLGVLHTVLDKAGKEEFAYITTLVGVVIVFSMVIGLISKLFDSIKTLFQLY, encoded by the coding sequence ATGAATATAGATTTAGTGTTTAAAATTGCAAGTATAGGCATTTTATTAGGTGTTCTCCATACCGTTTTAGATAAAGCGGGAAAAGAAGAGTTTGCCTATATTACCACATTGGTAGGTGTGGTAATAGTTTTTAGCATGGTCATAGGACTTATATCTAAATTATTTGATAGCATAAAAACCCTTTTTCAACTATATTAA
- a CDS encoding sporulation stage III protein AG: MDKLLERMKEYLNKLDNKELIRNLFIILIIGIILIILADIFIKDKKDNISTLQLERNNDIKSNESDYGAILEEKLENILSQLKGVGAVKVMITLEDTVEKIPAFNTTKNNETTSEVDSQGGTREIVREDMTIQVVTSNEGSLVVLKEIKPTVRGVIVIAEGAEDIRVKEMLYEAVKTVLGVPGNKVEIYASK, translated from the coding sequence ATGGATAAACTCTTAGAAAGGATGAAGGAGTATCTGAATAAATTAGATAATAAAGAATTAATTAGGAATTTATTCATAATACTCATTATTGGTATCATACTTATTATATTAGCAGATATTTTTATTAAGGACAAAAAGGACAATATTTCTACCCTTCAATTAGAGAGGAATAATGATATTAAAAGTAATGAGAGCGATTATGGTGCTATTTTGGAAGAAAAATTAGAAAACATATTAAGCCAACTGAAGGGTGTAGGGGCTGTAAAAGTAATGATAACTTTGGAAGATACAGTAGAGAAAATACCAGCTTTTAACACTACCAAAAACAATGAAACTACGAGTGAAGTAGATTCCCAAGGTGGTACTAGGGAAATTGTAAGGGAAGATATGACTATCCAAGTTGTTACGAGTAATGAAGGTTCTTTAGTTGTATTGAAAGAAATAAAACCTACTGTAAGAGGAGTAATAGTTATTGCAGAAGGAGCTGAAGATATAAGAGTGAAAGAGATGTTGTATGAAGCAGTAAAAACTGTGCTGGGAGTACCTGGCAATAAAGTTGAGATTTATGCTAGTAAATAG
- a CDS encoding GspH/FimT family pseudopilin: MLKDNKGKSLIELILVIFILSMLFLIPAIKVNYLSYFRERKDIIELKKDINYARNRAIIESRLYGVELRSDNTYLIIKYDKLPETIKRKEFRSGVKIKKINIKDNKNEIVFNYSGAPKYAGTIYLENSNGEEIQITVTPATGKVNIYYD; the protein is encoded by the coding sequence ATGTTAAAAGACAATAAGGGAAAAAGTCTCATTGAACTAATTCTAGTGATTTTTATATTATCTATGCTGTTCCTTATACCAGCTATCAAAGTCAATTATCTATCATACTTTAGGGAACGAAAGGACATAATTGAGTTAAAAAAGGATATTAATTATGCAAGGAATAGAGCCATTATAGAATCGAGATTATATGGGGTAGAACTCAGATCTGATAATACTTATTTAATAATCAAATATGATAAGCTTCCCGAAACTATTAAAAGGAAGGAATTTAGAAGCGGTGTAAAGATAAAGAAGATTAACATTAAAGATAATAAGAATGAGATTGTTTTTAATTATTCAGGAGCTCCTAAATATGCTGGTACAATATATTTAGAAAATAGTAACGGAGAAGAAATACAGATTACTGTAACTCCAGCAACGGGTAAAGTTAATATCTATTATGATTAA
- a CDS encoding CD1247 N-terminal domain-containing protein, which produces MEYLYQKVSYLKGLAEGLEIGEKTKEGKLLLHIIDILEDFTEIIDEIMEDYEDLEKYLEYIDEDLSEIENELYDFDDEDQELYEDYEDDYFDDDFDYIDFEEDEELEESEDEHN; this is translated from the coding sequence TTGGAATATCTTTATCAAAAAGTTTCGTACTTAAAGGGACTGGCAGAAGGACTTGAGATTGGCGAAAAAACTAAGGAAGGAAAATTGCTATTGCATATCATCGATATCTTAGAAGATTTTACTGAGATAATTGATGAAATAATGGAAGACTATGAGGATTTAGAAAAATATTTAGAATATATAGATGAGGATTTGTCTGAGATAGAAAATGAATTATACGATTTTGATGATGAAGATCAAGAGTTATATGAAGACTATGAAGATGATTATTTTGATGACGATTTTGACTATATTGATTTTGAAGAGGATGAAGAGTTGGAAGAATCAGAAGATGAGCATAATTAG